The Methanothermobacter tenebrarum genome has a segment encoding these proteins:
- a CDS encoding DUF371 domain-containing protein, which yields MKYVFYAKGHPNVTSRHKSTFEITMDDEIGKTADCIIGVDSSVSMKDFPKKLKKAIAKENAIIKVILKTENAKDEITGRGHPNLTLDHPRDMVCRKSDYICDRTLMIKADKAACDLKRELIEDLKQGSNLKVEIIVSYPPSKDSTS from the coding sequence ATGAAATATGTATTTTATGCTAAGGGCCATCCTAATGTGACTTCAAGGCATAAATCCACATTTGAAATCACCATGGATGATGAAATTGGGAAAACAGCTGATTGTATTATAGGCGTTGATTCATCAGTTTCCATGAAAGATTTTCCAAAGAAGCTCAAAAAAGCGATTGCAAAAGAAAATGCTATAATCAAAGTTATATTAAAAACAGAGAATGCAAAGGATGAAATAACAGGTAGAGGTCATCCTAATTTGACCTTGGATCATCCAAGGGACATGGTCTGCCGTAAAAGCGACTACATATGCGACAGAACCCTCATGATAAAAGCTGATAAGGCCGCTTGTGACCTTAAAAGAGAATTGATAGAAGACCTAAAACAAGGTTCTAATCTTAAGGTTGAAATAATAGTGAGCTATCCTCCCTCTAAGGATAGTACCTCATGA